One window of Populus nigra chromosome 5, ddPopNigr1.1, whole genome shotgun sequence genomic DNA carries:
- the LOC133693464 gene encoding uncharacterized protein LOC133693464, producing the protein MDFQKKRVLFLVFIVGTIALSITAEKCRQLVGDDYSSQSGKFTIFNCFDMGSGTLACAVKEGVKLYFYNIRSSHVERARNLAIERSLLDTIGQGMPAQDVAKTAQKEGAKAAKLAKRQTKRIIGPVISSGWDFFEALYYGGTVTEGFLRGSGTLVGAYAGGFFGEERLGRVGYLVGSHLGSWVGGRIGLMVYDVVNGVHYLLQFVQGEDGEVHETPTYENFEVSEDSQGYTSYQASEDSKVHESPPEESSESFEHSEFR; encoded by the exons atggatTTCCAAAAGAAGAGGGTTCTGTTTCTTGTCTTTATAGTTGGAACCATTGCTCTTAGCATCACAG CTGAAAAATGTAGGCAGCTGGTTGGGGATGATTATTCATCCCAGAGTGGGAAGTTTACAATCTTTAACTGCTTTGACATGGGATCTGGAACCCTAGCATGTGCGGTGAAAGAAGGTGTAAAACTTTATTTCTACAATATCAGATCTTCTCACGTTGAGAGGGCGAGAAATCTTGCAATTGAGCGTTCATTACTTGATACAATAGGACAGGGAATGCCTGCACAAGATGTGGCAAAAACAGCACAGAAAGAAGGGGCAAAGGCAGCGAAGCTGGCGAAGCGGCAAACAAAACGCATCATAGGTCCTGTTATTTCTTCTGGATGGGACTTTTTTGAAGCTCTTTATTATGGTGGTACAGTGACAGAAGGTTTCCTCAGGGGCAGTGGAACCTTGGTTGGTGCCTACGCTGGAGGTTTTTTTGGTGAGGAAAGGCTTGGACGTGTTGGTTATCTTGTTGGCAGTCACCTTGGCAGTTGGGTTGGAGGTAGGATAGGACTAATGGTTTACGATGTGGTTAATGGAGTTCATTACTTGCTTCAGTTTGTTCAAGGAGAAGATGGTGAAGTTCATGAAACTCCAACTTATGAGAATTTTGAAGTTTCGGAGGACTCTCAAGGATACACAAGTTACCAGGCTTCTGAGGATTCTAAAGTGCATGAATCTCCTCCTGAAGAAAGTTCCGAATCATTTGAACATTCTGAGTTCAGGTGA